In Mycolicibacterium alvei, a single window of DNA contains:
- a CDS encoding site-specific integrase: MAGRPPLRIGQHGKITRKQLGVGVWLARCRFRDFDGVTRIVERRSPDGQDDKHGKAAEDALVESLGERRPPGVSGDITTDTKVSVLVDQHLELLESDGKAPATMTTYRSAAGKLAKFSKSLRVGEATPGRLNAVIRSLKAAHGANMARHGRTLLRGALQIAVLDDVIEANPVAQVSRITSERKPKGARPLDSVELRDMLGKLRASEACERADLVDPITLFVATGLRRSELLALRWQDYDEAAGTISVSGKIARIKGVGLRRLDTGKTDSAERTVPLPGFAIAALAERRAKPFIGEQRMIFASTAGGLRDPDNFDKQWRRVRADLGVPDVTSHSFRKSVATLIDDAGMSARIGADQLGHSKVSMTQDRYMRRGKVHAEVAALLDTAVGDE; encoded by the coding sequence CAAGCAGTTAGGTGTCGGAGTGTGGTTGGCGCGCTGTCGTTTTCGTGATTTCGATGGAGTGACGCGGATCGTTGAGCGGCGCAGCCCAGACGGACAGGACGACAAGCATGGCAAGGCGGCCGAGGACGCACTGGTCGAGTCGCTGGGAGAGCGCCGGCCACCTGGCGTGTCCGGTGACATCACGACGGATACCAAGGTCTCAGTGCTCGTCGATCAGCACCTAGAACTGCTGGAATCGGACGGTAAGGCGCCGGCCACGATGACGACATACCGCAGCGCCGCGGGCAAGCTGGCCAAGTTCAGCAAGTCGTTGCGGGTGGGCGAGGCGACACCGGGACGGCTGAACGCGGTGATCCGTTCACTGAAGGCCGCGCACGGCGCAAACATGGCTCGGCACGGCCGGACGCTTCTACGCGGTGCTCTCCAGATCGCGGTGCTCGATGATGTGATCGAGGCCAACCCCGTGGCCCAGGTGTCTCGGATTACTTCGGAGCGGAAACCGAAGGGCGCTCGGCCACTGGACAGCGTCGAGCTGCGAGACATGCTCGGAAAGCTGCGGGCATCTGAGGCGTGTGAGCGCGCCGATCTCGTCGACCCGATCACCCTGTTCGTTGCTACAGGGCTGCGACGGTCTGAGCTGTTGGCGCTGCGCTGGCAGGACTACGACGAGGCGGCCGGGACGATCTCGGTGTCGGGAAAGATCGCCCGGATCAAGGGTGTGGGCCTGAGGCGGTTGGACACAGGCAAGACGGACTCGGCCGAGCGTACGGTGCCGTTGCCCGGGTTCGCTATCGCTGCGCTCGCTGAGCGTCGAGCGAAACCCTTCATCGGGGAGCAGCGGATGATCTTCGCGAGCACCGCGGGCGGTCTACGGGATCCGGACAACTTCGACAAGCAATGGCGCCGGGTCCGAGCGGACCTCGGAGTGCCGGACGTGACGAGTCACTCGTTCCGTAAGTCGGTGGCCACGCTGATCGACGACGCCGGCATGTCGGCGCGCATCGGGGCGGACCAGCTCGGGCACTCCAAGGTGTCGATGACCCAGGACCGCTACATGCGCCGCGGGAAGGTGCACGCCGAGGTAGCGGCGCTTTTGGACACCGCCGTAGGCGATGAATAA
- a CDS encoding L,D-transpeptidase, whose translation MVGCALVLSVGTAQADPAPFEPPRLVPVDGSTVGVAQPIIINFPGPVDDAGATENAIHVSSVPEVPGKFYWMTPTQLRWRPLSFWPAHTAVTVDAGGTVSNFNTGDTLVATANDTTHQMTVTRNGAVEKTIPMSMGMAAGGHQTPNGTYYVQEKMPSVVMDSSTYGVPVNSAYGYKLTVDLAVRFDDSGDFVHSAPWSVADQGKRDVSHGCINISPANARWFFDNFGAGDPIIVQNSTGTYSRHDGSNDWQI comes from the coding sequence ATGGTGGGCTGTGCACTCGTACTCAGCGTGGGCACCGCGCAGGCAGATCCGGCACCGTTCGAGCCACCGCGGCTTGTCCCCGTCGACGGCTCGACCGTCGGGGTGGCCCAGCCGATCATCATCAACTTCCCCGGACCCGTCGACGATGCCGGAGCCACCGAGAACGCCATCCACGTCTCGTCGGTACCGGAAGTTCCCGGCAAGTTCTACTGGATGACCCCCACCCAGCTGCGTTGGCGTCCGCTGAGTTTCTGGCCCGCCCATACCGCGGTCACCGTCGACGCCGGCGGCACGGTGTCCAATTTCAATACCGGAGACACGTTGGTGGCCACGGCCAACGACACCACCCACCAAATGACCGTCACCCGCAACGGGGCCGTGGAGAAAACCATCCCGATGTCGATGGGAATGGCAGCCGGTGGCCACCAAACTCCGAACGGCACCTACTACGTCCAAGAAAAGATGCCCTCGGTGGTGATGGATTCGTCGACCTACGGCGTCCCGGTCAACTCGGCCTACGGATACAAGCTGACGGTCGATCTGGCCGTCCGGTTCGACGACAGCGGCGACTTCGTACACAGCGCCCCATGGTCGGTCGCCGATCAGGGCAAGCGCGACGTCAGTCACGGCTGCATCAACATCAGCCCCGCCAACGCGAGGTGGTTCTTCGACAACTTCGGCGCCGGCGATCCCATCATCGTGCAGAACTCCACCGGCACCTACTCCCGGCACGACGGCTCCAACGATTGGCAGATCTGA
- a CDS encoding TetR/AcrR family transcriptional regulator, which produces MSVETDKSAFRSRLLDAMIQSVIEDGYQNTTVADIVRRAKTSRRTFYEHFASREECFVALLTTVNTKHVREITRVVDRDAPWQAQVRQAVEAWIGSYQAHPELMLAWIRDLPTMGTAARALQRESMENFVAMVEVMTSSEVFRSAGVSISRRRTIMMIGGLRELTAMTVETGGDVGEIIEDAVQACTAMLTPLS; this is translated from the coding sequence ATGTCGGTTGAAACCGACAAGAGCGCGTTCCGGTCGCGGTTGCTCGATGCGATGATTCAGTCGGTCATCGAGGACGGCTATCAGAACACCACAGTCGCCGACATCGTGCGGCGGGCCAAGACGTCGCGTCGCACCTTCTATGAGCACTTCGCGAGCCGTGAGGAATGTTTCGTTGCGCTGTTGACCACGGTCAACACCAAGCATGTGCGGGAGATCACCCGCGTGGTCGACAGGGATGCTCCGTGGCAGGCTCAGGTCCGCCAGGCGGTCGAGGCGTGGATCGGCTCGTATCAGGCCCACCCCGAGTTGATGCTGGCCTGGATTCGCGATCTGCCGACCATGGGGACGGCGGCGCGGGCGTTGCAGCGCGAGTCGATGGAGAACTTCGTCGCGATGGTGGAGGTGATGACGAGCTCCGAGGTCTTCCGCTCGGCCGGAGTGTCGATTTCACGGCGCCGCACCATCATGATGATCGGTGGGTTGCGTGAACTCACCGCGATGACCGTCGAGACGGGCGGCGATGTCGGGGAGATCATCGAGGACGCCGTGCAGGCCTGCACCGCGATGTTGACCCCGCTCAGCTGA
- a CDS encoding DUF2834 domain-containing protein has protein sequence MVSLIVHAILGVTVVALVIRLNPGIFARPPGPALSRVELAFYVVGLASIPICWYFNMKFVAQYGQPGGNPIWGPGSWQEFIALGYANPAAGSASADYTIANVILLPLFTIIDGLRRGIRHPWLFFVASLFTSFAFAFAFYFATIERQRRHQQAAVAVS, from the coding sequence ATGGTGTCGCTCATCGTTCATGCAATTCTGGGCGTGACCGTCGTCGCGCTCGTGATCCGTCTCAATCCCGGCATCTTCGCCCGCCCGCCCGGGCCGGCCCTGTCCCGGGTCGAACTCGCCTTCTACGTCGTCGGCCTCGCATCGATCCCGATCTGCTGGTACTTCAACATGAAGTTCGTCGCGCAGTACGGCCAACCGGGCGGCAATCCGATCTGGGGGCCCGGAAGTTGGCAGGAGTTCATCGCGCTCGGGTACGCCAACCCCGCCGCGGGCTCCGCCAGCGCCGACTACACCATCGCCAATGTCATTCTGCTGCCACTATTTACGATCATCGACGGGCTACGACGCGGCATCCGTCACCCCTGGCTGTTCTTTGTCGCGAGCCTGTTCACCAGCTTCGCGTTCGCATTCGCGTTCTACTTCGCCACCATCGAACGGCAGCGCCGCCACCAACAGGCCGCGGTCGCCGTCAGCTGA
- a CDS encoding TetR/AcrR family transcriptional regulator: MAKPAQTARSERTREALRQAALVRFLAQGVEDTSAEQIAADAGVSLRTFYRHFTSKHDLLFADYDAGLHWFRAALAERPASESILDSVQSAILAFPYDVDAVTKIAGMRAVELDPDRIVRHIRQVESDFADAVAELLVARSGQLPQGDDRLRIAVTARCVAASVFGAMELWMIGNEAGERSLPELARMCRTALEALRSGLA; this comes from the coding sequence ATGGCCAAACCCGCGCAGACCGCGCGCAGTGAGCGCACACGAGAGGCGTTGCGGCAGGCCGCGTTGGTGCGATTTCTTGCCCAGGGCGTCGAGGACACCTCGGCCGAACAGATCGCCGCCGACGCCGGCGTCTCGCTGCGCACGTTCTACAGGCATTTCACGTCCAAACACGACCTCCTGTTCGCGGACTACGACGCCGGCCTGCACTGGTTTCGTGCGGCGCTGGCCGAACGACCCGCGTCCGAATCGATCCTCGACTCGGTGCAGTCGGCGATCCTGGCCTTCCCCTACGACGTCGATGCGGTAACCAAGATCGCCGGCATGCGGGCGGTGGAACTCGACCCCGACCGGATCGTGCGCCACATCCGCCAGGTCGAATCGGACTTCGCCGACGCGGTGGCCGAGCTACTCGTGGCGCGTAGCGGCCAGCTGCCGCAGGGGGATGACCGACTGCGGATCGCGGTGACCGCCCGATGTGTGGCGGCTTCGGTGTTCGGTGCCATGGAGTTGTGGATGATCGGCAACGAGGCGGGGGAGCGGTCCCTGCCCGAACTGGCCCGGATGTGCCGGACCGCGCTGGAAGCGCTGCGATCGGGGCTGGCCTGA